One genomic segment of Sphaerodactylus townsendi isolate TG3544 linkage group LG07, MPM_Stown_v2.3, whole genome shotgun sequence includes these proteins:
- the SIGMAR1 gene encoding sigma non-opioid intracellular receptor 1, with translation MRWLSGPSWAGRGLRVGLAVAAAALLIQALRSWASSSRRFEFDPEEIARLGKHHAGLDHELAFSKIIVELRKKHPGHILPDEDLQWVFVNAGGWMGSMCLLHASLSEYVLLFGTAVDTVGHSGRYWADIHDTIISGTFRRWKEGTTKSEIFYPGDTIVHHSGEATAVQWSAGTWMLEYGRGFIPSTLGFALADTIFSTQDFLTLFYTMRVYVKGMLLEASAYFSDAAH, from the exons ATGCGGTGGCTGTCGGGGCCCAGCTGGGCCGGGCGAGGCCTGCGGGTGGGGCTGGCGGTGGCGGCCGCGGCGCTGCTGATCCAGGCGCTGCGCAGCTGGGCGTCCTCCAGCCGGCGCTTCGAGTTCGACCCCGAAGAGATCGCCCGGCTTGGCAAGCACCACGCGG GCCTGGATCACGAGCTGGCCTTCTCCAAGATCATTGTGGAGTTGCGTAAGAAGCATCCAGGGCACATATTGCCAGATGAGGACCTGCAGTGGGTGTTCGTCAACGCTGGGGGCTGGATGGGTTCCATGTGcctcttgcatgcctccctctcaGAGTACGTGCTGCTCTTTGGCACAGCTGTTGATACTGTGGGTCATTCAG GTCGCTACTGGGCCGACATTCACGACACCATCATCTCTGGCACTTTCCggaggtggaaggaaggaacgaCTAAAAGCGAGATCTTCTACCCAG GAGACACCATCGTCCACCACTCTGGGGAAGCCACGGCCGTGCAGTGGAGCGCCGGCACGTGGATGCTGGAGTACGGCCGGGGCTTCATCCCCTCCACGCTCGGCTTCGCCCTCGCCGACACCATCTTCAGCACTCAGGATTTCCTGACGCTCTTCTACACCATGCGGGTCTATGTCAAGGGGATGCTTCTGGAGGCCAGTGCCTACTTCAGCGACGCAGCGCATTAA